In Chthonomonadales bacterium, the DNA window AAGCTTGCCCAAAACCTCCAAACGCCGCTGTTGTCTGACGCTCAATGTGATTGTCCCCATACCCATTAGCATGCGGACAAAGTCCCTGAGCAATAACACCGGACATATTCCCTGAGCAGTTACACGGTACCGCATTCGCTATTGACACCGGCGGCAAGTCGCTGTATACTCGGCAAATATGTAGACATTTGTCGGGAGGAGGTACTGATGGCCGACTACAGCGACCTGACACCGGAACAGCGGGCCCTGGAGCGCGCGGCGGACGAGTTGCTCGCGGCGCTGCCCGCGGACCCGCGGGCGCCCGCCCGCCCGGAGCGCCGCATGCGGGCGGCGGGCGGCAGAGCGATGCTCAGCCTGGACCGCCTCGCCGAGATGCCCGTCGCCCCGTCGCAGCCGCTCCGCGACGAGATCGCCTTCCTGGTCTCGGTCACCGCGCTGCCGGCGAGGGCGCGCCTCTGCCTTGGGCGGTGGGCCGACGGCTACTCGCAATCGGAGATCGCGGCCCGCCTTGGCGTCTCCCAGCAGCGCGTCTCGCAGATCCTCCGGCAGGCGCTGGCGGCCTGCTACGCGAACGCGCCTCTCTCCTTCCGCCGTTTCAGCTTCCACACCATCTACCGCCCGCCGCGCCACAGCCGGCCACTCGTCGCCTTGCGGATCTGCGCGCGCTGCGGCGAGACGTTCCCGCTGCATCTGGGCTGGGGCCGCCACTGCTCGCGCGCCTGCGCCGAGGCGGCGCGCCACCGCGGCTGATGGCGCGCGCCGCCGCGAGGCCCCACGCGCAGCGCGGGCCGGTGGGTGATCCCACCGGCCCGCGGCGCATGTCCGTTGGAGCGGTATCAGAGCGCTCCCATGTCGTAGATGGGCACCATGGCCACCTCTCCCGGCGGCTCGTCACTGCGTACCACGGCCATGAGGCGGGCAGTCGTCCCGACCGTGAAGTTGGGCTCGCCGCACGCCAGGCACACGTCGGCCGGGACGTTGCGGAAGACGGCCAGCCCGCTGGCGGACCGTGGGAGCGACAGCGTGATGTGCCGCTCCTCGCATCGCCCCCCGCACGAGGCACAGGTGCGACACGGGGGAGCGGCGTCACCTTCCTCCCTCGAAGCCATCGCTCGGTTCTCCTTCGTGCCGCTGGGGCCATTCTACAGGAGACCTGGCCGCGGCTTCACCGGTGCAATTGCTGCATTCGAGGGGTTCTGCGCCGTTTCCCGCACTTTCGCCAGCCCTGGCGTGACGGACCGCGCGGCGG includes these proteins:
- a CDS encoding helix-turn-helix domain-containing protein is translated as MADYSDLTPEQRALERAADELLAALPADPRAPARPERRMRAAGGRAMLSLDRLAEMPVAPSQPLRDEIAFLVSVTALPARARLCLGRWADGYSQSEIAARLGVSQQRVSQILRQALAACYANAPLSFRRFSFHTIYRPPRHSRPLVALRICARCGETFPLHLGWGRHCSRACAEAARHRG